CAAAGTGACGCAGAAACTGGGCGCGCTGCTGGCCTTGCGTAACGCCGACCTGGCGCTGCAAGGGTTTATCAGTACGCTGGCCAACATCATCCTGAAGATATTGCTGATCGTCAGCGTCGCTTCGATGATCGGTGTGGAAACCACCTCATTCGTTGCCGCCATCGGTGCGGCTGGCCTGGCGATCGGCTTGGCCTTGCAGGGCAGCCTGGCGAACTTCGCCGGTGGCGTGCTGATCCTGCTGTTCCGCCCGTTCCGCATTGGTGACTGGATCGAAGCTCAGGGTGTGGCCGGTACGGTCGACAGCATCCAGATCTTCCACACAGTTATTCGCACCGGTGATAACAAGACGGTCATCGTGCCGAACGGCAATCTCTCGAACGGTATCATCACCAACACCAATCGGCAGCCGACCCGTAAGGTCGTGTTCGACGTGGGCGTGGATTACCAGGCTGATCTGCAAAAGGCCCGGGAAGTGTTGCTGGCACTGGCCAAGGATGAACGCGTTCTGGCTGATCCGGCCCCGCAAGCCGTGATTGCTACCTTGGGCGACAGCTCCATCACGGTGTCACTGCGGATATGGGTCAAGACGGCTGATTATTGGGACGTGATGTTCATGCTCAATGAACAGGCGCGGGATCGCTTGAAGGACGCGGGCATTGATATTCCGTTTCCACAGCGAGTGATTCGGGTCGTTCAGGAAGGGGCAGCGCAATAATGATTCGACTGTAACTTGGCGCTGGGGTCAGGTTATGTTTAGTTAGCTTGCTATTTATTGAGTTGCGTTAAAGCTGACATGCAATGAACATAAAAAAACCGCTCACCTGAAAAGGTGAGCGGTTTTTGTTTGTTGCGGGTGCAGCTATCGAACTAGCACTGAATTACAAGATGCTCAGTGGGTATTCGACAATAACGCGGAAGTCGTTGTTGTCGTTGCCATTGATACCGTTGTAAGACGTGTTGGCACGATAGAACGCACTACGCAGACGGAAAGACAGGTCTTTGGCTGGCCCGCTTTGCATGACGTACTTGGTTTCGAAATCCAACTCGTGCTCTTTACCTTCGTCGGCGCCAGTGGAAATGTTGTCACCCTTGACGTAACGGGTCATGAAGCTCAGGCCAGGAACGCCGTAGGTTTTCATGTTCAGGTCGTAGCGAGCCTGCCAGGAACGCTCGTCTTCGCCGTTGAAGTCGGAATACTGGATGGAGTTGGCGAGGAAGATGGTGCCGTTACCGTCAGCACCATAGGCATAACCGCTGGAACCGGTGGAGCGCTGGTGAGCCAGAGTGAACTTGTGGGCACCGATGGCATAGGCAGCTGCGAGGGACCAGATG
The sequence above is drawn from the Pseudomonas sp. St316 genome and encodes:
- a CDS encoding mechanosensitive ion channel family protein, whose translation is MDLNAEVDNLVKASQTWIPMIMEYGSRVLLAVITLAIGWWLINKVTQKLGALLALRNADLALQGFISTLANIILKILLIVSVASMIGVETTSFVAAIGAAGLAIGLALQGSLANFAGGVLILLFRPFRIGDWIEAQGVAGTVDSIQIFHTVIRTGDNKTVIVPNGNLSNGIITNTNRQPTRKVVFDVGVDYQADLQKAREVLLALAKDERVLADPAPQAVIATLGDSSITVSLRIWVKTADYWDVMFMLNEQARDRLKDAGIDIPFPQRVIRVVQEGAAQ